In one Pseudomonas sp. MM211 genomic region, the following are encoded:
- a CDS encoding vWA domain-containing protein, with protein sequence MNMISQPLLCGLASGVVLSLAACTASHEEASEAPRSEPLAASEVASIQKQVRPAPMMTRMAAPMAAEHAYAPVADASREQYQRLAANPVQSVAEAPVSTFSIDVDTGSYANVRRFLNKGRLPPAEAVRLEELVNYFPYAYPMPSGSAPFGVGTELAVTPWNPQSRLLRIAIKASDLQVAELPAANLVFLVDVSGSMDRPEGLPLVQSTLKLLVDQLRAQDRVSLVVYAGDSSVVLEPTSGSRKADIRAAIEQLQAGGSTAGESGIQLAYQQAQKGFIKGGINRILLATDGDFNVGISDFESLKALAADKRKSGISLTTLGFGTGNYNERLMEQLADAGDGNYAYIDNLREARKVLVEQLSSTLATVARDVKIQVEFNPAQVSEYRLLGYENRALKREDFSNDKVDAGDIGAGHSVTALYEIVPVGNQGRLEPLRYRQAAQAAAGDSELAWLRIRYKTPEQNHSRLLETAIQAQASYTPISKASEDLRFAASVAAFAQQLSGGRYTASFDWAATAALARGSRGDDPFGLRNEFVQLVELAQSLQTGDSRATGVD encoded by the coding sequence ATGAACATGATTTCCCAACCTCTTTTATGCGGCCTTGCCAGCGGCGTCGTGCTGTCACTGGCGGCCTGTACTGCCAGCCATGAAGAGGCCAGCGAGGCGCCGCGCAGCGAGCCCCTAGCTGCCAGTGAAGTTGCATCGATCCAGAAACAGGTTCGTCCCGCACCGATGATGACGCGCATGGCCGCGCCAATGGCCGCCGAGCATGCCTATGCGCCAGTCGCCGACGCCAGTCGCGAGCAGTACCAGCGCCTGGCTGCCAACCCCGTGCAGTCCGTTGCCGAGGCGCCGGTATCGACCTTCAGCATCGACGTGGACACTGGCAGCTACGCCAATGTGCGGCGCTTCCTGAACAAGGGGCGGCTCCCACCGGCCGAGGCAGTGCGCCTGGAGGAGCTGGTCAATTACTTTCCCTATGCCTACCCCATGCCCAGCGGCTCGGCGCCGTTCGGGGTCGGCACCGAGCTGGCGGTGACGCCATGGAATCCGCAGAGCCGCCTGCTGCGCATCGCCATCAAAGCGTCCGACCTGCAGGTCGCCGAGTTGCCGGCCGCCAACCTGGTGTTTCTGGTCGACGTATCTGGCTCGATGGATCGTCCCGAAGGGCTGCCGCTGGTGCAGAGCACCCTGAAACTGCTGGTCGACCAGTTACGGGCGCAGGATCGCGTTTCGCTGGTGGTCTATGCCGGTGACTCCAGCGTGGTACTTGAGCCCACGTCGGGCTCGCGTAAAGCTGACATCCGCGCGGCTATCGAGCAGTTGCAGGCTGGCGGGTCGACGGCAGGGGAGTCGGGCATTCAGCTCGCCTACCAGCAGGCGCAGAAGGGCTTCATCAAAGGCGGTATCAATCGCATCCTGCTGGCCACCGATGGTGACTTCAATGTCGGCATCAGCGATTTCGAGAGCCTCAAGGCGCTCGCTGCCGACAAGCGCAAGAGCGGTATCTCGCTGACCACTCTGGGTTTCGGTACGGGCAATTACAATGAGCGACTCATGGAGCAGCTGGCCGACGCCGGTGATGGCAACTACGCCTACATCGACAACCTGCGCGAGGCGCGCAAGGTGCTGGTCGAACAGCTCAGCTCGACCCTGGCCACGGTCGCCCGGGATGTGAAGATTCAGGTCGAATTCAACCCGGCTCAAGTCAGCGAGTACCGTCTGCTCGGTTACGAGAACCGCGCGCTGAAGCGTGAAGACTTCAGTAACGACAAGGTCGATGCTGGCGACATCGGAGCCGGGCACAGCGTGACCGCGCTTTACGAGATCGTGCCGGTCGGCAACCAGGGTCGGCTGGAGCCGCTGCGCTATCGTCAGGCGGCGCAAGCGGCCGCGGGTGATAGCGAACTGGCCTGGTTGCGCATCCGTTACAAGACGCCCGAGCAGAACCACAGCCGCCTGCTGGAAACCGCCATCCAGGCGCAAGCGTCTTACACGCCAATCAGCAAAGCCAGTGAAGACCTGCGCTTCGCGGCCTCAGTGGCAGCCTTCGCCCAGCAATTGAGCGGGGGCCGCTACACTGCAAGCTTCGACTGGGCCGCTACGGCGGCGCTGGCGCGGGGCAGCCGTGGCGACGATCCATTTGGCCTGCGCAATGAATTCGTGCAACTGGTGGAACTGGCGCAAAGCCTGCAAACTGGGGATTCCCGTGCCACCGGAGTCGACTGA
- a CDS encoding DUF2897 family protein has protein sequence MPWYAWLILIVAIGSIVGGLFMLRDTAKKLPLSDEQLKRIHERNIEQDAKDAQDR, from the coding sequence ATGCCCTGGTATGCCTGGTTGATTCTGATTGTGGCGATCGGCTCCATCGTCGGTGGCCTGTTCATGCTGCGTGACACGGCGAAGAAACTGCCGCTGAGCGACGAGCAGCTGAAGCGCATCCACGAGCGCAATATCGAGCAGGATGCCAAGGACGCTCAGGATCGCTGA
- a CDS encoding CPBP family intramembrane glutamic endopeptidase: MPLSLRLLLPLFPLATGVILGFIEPVGLLVACLFIALVFVPDRLPARIWHALVMIASLLLAAHLLPGFEPWIIREPERVSSDAPPYLLRLSWDKLLVGCTLLAWWIGLPSQHGDKPMLAIPASAATLLAVPTLALLLGVVAWQPKWPDMLWPWLIVNVGVAVLAEELLFRGLLQRRLVEWLGAWPGILCASLLFGAAHIPFSPGFAVVATVAGVGYGLAFHLTGRLSVAIALHGLVNLLHFTLLSYPIRLG; this comes from the coding sequence ATGCCCTTATCTCTCCGACTGCTATTGCCGCTTTTCCCCCTCGCGACAGGCGTGATCCTGGGCTTTATCGAGCCCGTGGGACTGCTCGTCGCCTGCCTGTTCATCGCCCTGGTGTTTGTTCCTGACCGCCTGCCCGCGCGGATCTGGCATGCCTTGGTGATGATCGCCAGCCTACTACTTGCAGCACACCTGCTGCCCGGCTTCGAACCCTGGATCATTAGGGAGCCCGAGCGGGTCAGCAGCGACGCGCCGCCCTATCTGCTGCGGCTGTCGTGGGACAAACTGCTGGTGGGTTGCACACTGCTCGCCTGGTGGATTGGCTTGCCCTCACAACATGGCGACAAGCCGATGCTGGCCATACCGGCGTCTGCGGCGACGCTGCTCGCAGTGCCCACCCTGGCACTGCTGCTGGGCGTCGTGGCCTGGCAGCCGAAGTGGCCCGACATGCTCTGGCCCTGGCTGATCGTCAATGTGGGAGTGGCTGTGCTGGCGGAGGAACTGCTGTTTCGTGGTCTGCTGCAGCGGCGCCTGGTCGAGTGGCTGGGCGCCTGGCCGGGGATTCTCTGCGCTTCCCTGCTGTTCGGCGCCGCACACATTCCTTTCAGCCCCGGATTCGCCGTGGTAGCAACCGTCGCCGGGGTCGGCTACGGCCTGGCATTCCACCTGACAGGCCGGCTGAGCGTCGCCATCGCCCTGCATGGCTTGGTCAACCTGTTGCACTTCACGCTGCTGAGCTACCCAATACGTCTCGGCTGA
- a CDS encoding substrate-binding periplasmic protein, producing the protein MLERGLVRSGLWLLVGLMLSSGVQAAGKCERLVATGNPEYPPYLWRDPQNPGQLIGATVDLLKAVSEELGVGIEVVYAGPWSRAQEDVRSGRIDMLAGAFLTVPRLESMDFIHPAFLATPSVVWVRKGSGFPYASWADLHGRTGDTLVNNSFGQTFDAYAKNNLTLEGVSSLTQAFQKLLLGRTDYVLYERYPGQALASSLGLQDDLQVLEPPVSSEGLHLALSHNSACNDAWLRGQLAKKMTEFTAAGMPQTLLQRNLQRWKEQQPQAAASVPNQ; encoded by the coding sequence ATGCTTGAGCGAGGTTTAGTCAGGTCAGGGTTGTGGTTGCTCGTCGGATTGATGTTGTCGAGTGGTGTGCAGGCCGCCGGCAAGTGCGAGCGGCTGGTCGCTACCGGTAATCCTGAGTACCCGCCTTACCTATGGCGTGATCCCCAGAACCCCGGGCAGCTGATCGGCGCTACCGTCGACCTGCTCAAGGCGGTTTCCGAGGAGCTTGGTGTTGGTATCGAGGTCGTCTACGCCGGGCCGTGGTCGCGGGCGCAGGAAGACGTGCGTAGCGGGCGTATCGATATGCTGGCCGGTGCCTTCCTGACCGTGCCGCGCCTGGAAAGTATGGACTTCATTCACCCGGCGTTTTTGGCTACACCGAGCGTGGTGTGGGTACGCAAGGGCAGCGGCTTTCCTTACGCCAGTTGGGCTGACCTGCATGGTCGTACTGGCGATACCTTGGTCAATAACAGCTTTGGGCAGACGTTCGATGCCTATGCCAAGAACAACCTCACCCTCGAAGGCGTCTCCAGCCTGACTCAGGCCTTCCAGAAGCTGCTGCTGGGCCGTACCGATTATGTGCTCTACGAGCGCTATCCGGGGCAGGCGCTAGCCTCGTCTTTGGGCTTGCAGGATGACTTGCAGGTGCTCGAGCCGCCAGTATCCAGTGAAGGGTTGCACTTGGCGCTGTCGCACAACTCCGCCTGCAACGATGCCTGGTTGCGCGGACAACTGGCCAAGAAAATGACAGAATTTACCGCCGCTGGCATGCCGCAAACCCTTCTGCAGCGCAACTTGCAGCGCTGGAAAGAGCAACAACCGCAAGCGGCCGCCAGTGTTCCGAATCAGTAG
- a CDS encoding spermidine synthase, with protein sequence MPGLPPVEEMKDEVVLAEVHDAFGVIRVVEIGEYRFLEFGESIEQSCVFTADPSWLEYDYTRAMFAGALCHEAPETALFLGLGAGNLTQACLKFLPLEDVETIELRPDVPRLAMEYLGLEDDPRLTIRIGDAVELLPSAETADLIFVDLYTDTGPGVGHLAWRFLDECRAKLNPGGWLIINQWAGEDGKPLGAALLRGLYHRHYWECPVVEGNVVVLVPAELDQRFDREAVSRRAEALAVQLGYSLQPLINAVRMAS encoded by the coding sequence ATGCCTGGCTTGCCTCCAGTGGAGGAAATGAAGGACGAAGTGGTACTGGCCGAGGTACACGATGCCTTTGGCGTAATCCGTGTGGTGGAAATCGGCGAATACCGCTTTCTCGAGTTCGGCGAGTCGATCGAGCAGAGCTGTGTATTCACTGCCGACCCGAGCTGGCTGGAGTATGACTACACCCGTGCCATGTTTGCTGGCGCGCTGTGCCACGAAGCCCCGGAGACCGCGCTGTTCCTTGGTCTGGGCGCCGGCAACCTGACCCAGGCGTGTCTGAAGTTCCTGCCGCTCGAGGATGTTGAGACCATCGAGCTACGCCCTGACGTGCCGCGCCTGGCCATGGAATACCTGGGCCTGGAAGACGATCCGCGGCTGACCATACGCATCGGCGACGCCGTGGAGCTGTTGCCGAGTGCGGAAACCGCGGATCTGATCTTCGTCGACCTCTATACCGATACCGGCCCTGGTGTCGGGCACCTGGCTTGGCGCTTTCTCGATGAATGCCGCGCCAAACTCAATCCGGGCGGCTGGCTGATCATCAACCAATGGGCGGGGGAGGATGGCAAGCCCTTGGGCGCTGCGCTGCTGCGCGGGCTTTACCACCGTCATTACTGGGAGTGCCCGGTGGTGGAGGGCAACGTGGTGGTGCTGGTGCCGGCAGAGCTCGATCAGCGCTTCGATCGTGAGGCCGTAAGCCGCCGTGCTGAGGCCTTGGCGGTGCAGCTCGGTTATTCGCTACAGCCGTTGATCAATGCCGTGCGCATGGCCAGTTGA
- a CDS encoding OmpA family protein, which yields MSPLRVCAVALMGISLAGCAGLNDEHNATLEAARASFQSVKEDPQVLRSAPKDVIRAGESLGRAERLSGYWGSGDDVAHYAYLSQRYSEIAREHAQLAMDQERAARLELERQRLQLALREAKLISVQEQNAWLEEQIVSLATAQTDRGLVMTLGDVLFDAGQVGLKTNANRTVLKLVQFLQLNPRRIVRIEGYSDSSGKREENLLLSKARAQTVADALIDLGVDAKRIEVQGFGESFPVAENASSKGRAQNRRVEIVFSDEQGRLGSTR from the coding sequence ATGAGTCCGCTGCGCGTATGCGCCGTGGCGCTGATGGGCATTTCCCTAGCGGGTTGTGCCGGGCTCAATGACGAACATAACGCTACGCTGGAGGCTGCCCGAGCCAGCTTCCAGTCGGTCAAGGAGGATCCTCAAGTGCTGCGTAGCGCACCTAAGGACGTTATCCGTGCTGGCGAGTCTTTGGGGCGTGCCGAGCGGCTGTCCGGCTATTGGGGCAGCGGCGACGATGTGGCTCATTACGCCTACCTGAGCCAGCGTTATAGCGAGATCGCTCGTGAGCATGCGCAGCTCGCTATGGATCAGGAGCGTGCTGCCCGCCTGGAGCTTGAGCGTCAGCGCCTGCAATTGGCATTGCGCGAAGCCAAGCTGATAAGCGTGCAGGAGCAGAACGCCTGGCTCGAGGAGCAGATCGTCAGCCTGGCAACCGCACAGACTGATCGCGGGTTGGTGATGACCCTCGGTGACGTGCTGTTTGATGCCGGTCAAGTAGGGCTCAAGACCAACGCCAACCGCACCGTATTGAAGCTGGTGCAGTTTCTGCAGTTGAACCCGCGGCGCATCGTGCGTATCGAGGGCTACAGCGACAGCAGCGGCAAACGTGAGGAAAATCTGCTCCTGTCCAAAGCCCGCGCTCAGACCGTCGCCGATGCGCTGATCGACCTTGGGGTCGATGCCAAGCGTATCGAGGTTCAAGGCTTTGGCGAAAGCTTCCCCGTCGCGGAAAACGCCTCTTCCAAAGGGCGTGCGCAGAATCGCCGGGTCGAGATCGTGTTCTCCGATGAACAGGGGCGTTTAGGCAGCACTCGCTAA
- a CDS encoding alpha/beta fold hydrolase has product MKKIILVVFALLTSAAAVFLYLSPAAQLASYQHLEQWRAGLHERRVTVNGLEISYYEGGPKSAETVLLVHGFGADKSTWLWFAQELTERYHVIIVDLPGFGASSRPNGSYDVGTQTERLATFIDALAIRRLHLVGHSMGGHIAALYAARYPQQVSSLALMANAGISAPKRSAFFERLEVQGDNPLLVESTPQFDQLLDWLFVAPPQLPERIHQYLAQRAIGDSAHQRQVFDHLQQRYLPLEPELPRISAPTLLLWGDQDRILDVSSIEVMKPLLAKSSVVIMKGCGHAPMIERPEETATHFLTFIDEVTLGTNQEAIERKATSVN; this is encoded by the coding sequence ATGAAGAAAATCATTCTGGTGGTATTCGCCCTGCTAACCAGCGCTGCAGCGGTGTTCCTTTATCTTTCACCAGCCGCGCAACTCGCGAGTTACCAGCACCTCGAGCAATGGCGCGCCGGCTTGCATGAACGTCGCGTCACCGTAAACGGCCTGGAAATCAGCTACTACGAAGGCGGCCCGAAGAGCGCCGAAACCGTTCTACTGGTGCACGGCTTCGGTGCCGATAAAAGTACCTGGCTATGGTTCGCTCAAGAGCTTACCGAGCGCTATCACGTCATCATCGTCGATCTGCCGGGTTTCGGCGCCAGTAGCAGGCCAAATGGCAGCTACGATGTCGGCACCCAAACCGAACGCCTGGCTACGTTCATCGATGCCCTGGCGATAAGGCGCCTGCACCTGGTCGGCCACTCGATGGGCGGGCACATTGCAGCGCTCTACGCGGCTCGCTACCCGCAGCAGGTCAGCAGTCTCGCACTGATGGCCAATGCCGGAATCAGCGCGCCAAAACGCAGCGCCTTCTTTGAGCGCCTGGAAGTGCAAGGCGACAATCCTCTGCTGGTAGAAAGTACGCCGCAATTCGACCAGCTCCTTGACTGGCTATTCGTCGCGCCGCCCCAACTGCCAGAGCGCATCCACCAGTACCTGGCGCAACGCGCCATCGGCGATAGCGCTCATCAGCGGCAGGTTTTCGACCATTTGCAACAACGCTACCTGCCCCTCGAACCCGAACTACCGAGAATCAGTGCACCGACGCTGCTGCTCTGGGGCGATCAGGATCGCATCCTGGACGTCTCCAGCATCGAGGTCATGAAGCCTCTACTGGCCAAATCAAGCGTGGTCATAATGAAAGGCTGCGGCCATGCGCCGATGATCGAACGACCGGAGGAAACCGCAACGCACTTCCTGACATTCATCGATGAGGTAACGTTGGGTACGAACCAGGAAGCTATCGAGCGCAAAGCAACGTCTGTTAACTGA
- a CDS encoding DUF4398 domain-containing protein — protein sequence MRLTEQVIEQARTVAAGETVAELTQAESKLVQAHTAMDDKAYRAARIQAEQAELDARLAEARVLTLRSQAQLVELNRYNERLRNQLGAMP from the coding sequence ATGCGTCTGACCGAGCAGGTGATCGAGCAGGCGCGCACCGTTGCAGCCGGCGAGACCGTCGCCGAGCTGACCCAAGCCGAAAGCAAGCTCGTCCAGGCGCACACGGCCATGGACGATAAAGCGTATCGCGCCGCGCGTATTCAGGCTGAACAGGCCGAGCTCGATGCCCGTCTGGCAGAGGCCCGCGTGCTGACGCTACGCAGTCAGGCGCAACTGGTGGAGTTGAATCGCTATAACGAGCGGCTGCGCAATCAGCTCGGAGCGATGCCATGA
- a CDS encoding RNA polymerase sigma factor yields MTANPPTAVEPGDAELLRRYRAGDAASFTQLYERHRLGLFRFLFGLCGDHAIAEEVFQDTWMSLIRSESLQREAAVLFKTWLYQIARNRLIDHWRKHGKRQQREDVFDEQLHDQPSSEPDPERQLSLSQDQARIQAALDDLPAEQREVFLLRAHADLELHEIAELTHTPAETVKSRLRYAMQKLRRLLSVAEEVSP; encoded by the coding sequence GTGACTGCCAATCCCCCAACTGCCGTCGAGCCCGGCGATGCCGAGTTGTTGCGTCGCTACCGGGCCGGCGATGCTGCTTCCTTCACGCAACTCTACGAGCGGCATCGCCTCGGCTTGTTTCGCTTCCTGTTCGGCTTGTGCGGCGACCATGCGATCGCCGAAGAAGTATTCCAGGACACCTGGATGAGCCTGATCCGCAGCGAATCCCTGCAGCGCGAGGCGGCGGTGCTGTTCAAGACCTGGCTGTACCAGATCGCCCGCAATCGTCTGATCGATCACTGGCGCAAGCATGGCAAGCGTCAGCAGCGCGAAGACGTGTTCGACGAGCAGTTGCATGACCAGCCCAGCAGCGAGCCCGATCCTGAGCGACAACTCAGCCTTAGCCAGGATCAGGCGCGCATCCAGGCGGCTCTCGATGACCTGCCTGCGGAGCAACGCGAAGTTTTTCTGTTGCGCGCCCATGCCGATCTGGAGCTGCACGAGATTGCCGAGCTGACCCACACGCCGGCAGAAACGGTAAAAAGTCGCCTGCGCTATGCGATGCAGAAATTGCGTCGCCTGCTCAGCGTGGCCGAAGAGGTATCACCATGA
- a CDS encoding ester cyclase, which produces MSEQDLRVIYRAYIDCLNLQDWPNLGNFVHDDAIHNGRRLGLSGYREMLERDFREIPDLRFNIRLLTCEESTIASRLDFHCSPKGRFLDLPINGRKVSFSENVFYAFHAGKIAEVWSVVDKAAIEAQLASRV; this is translated from the coding sequence ATGAGCGAGCAAGATCTTCGCGTGATATATCGCGCTTACATCGATTGCCTCAATCTTCAGGACTGGCCGAATCTGGGGAATTTCGTTCATGACGATGCGATTCACAATGGCCGGCGTTTGGGTCTGTCCGGTTACCGCGAAATGCTTGAGCGGGATTTTCGCGAAATTCCTGACCTGCGCTTCAATATCCGCCTGCTGACCTGTGAGGAGTCGACCATCGCCAGCCGCCTGGACTTTCATTGCTCGCCGAAAGGTCGGTTTCTCGATCTGCCAATAAATGGCCGCAAGGTTTCCTTCAGCGAAAACGTCTTTTACGCGTTTCACGCCGGCAAGATCGCCGAGGTCTGGTCGGTCGTCGACAAGGCGGCGATCGAAGCTCAGTTGGCGAGCAGAGTCTGA
- a CDS encoding class II 3-deoxy-7-phosphoheptulonate synthase produces the protein MSQPWSPDSWRSKPVQQQPLYPDAARLNQVEQTLASFPPLVFAGEARELRKQFAEVTQGRAFLLQGGDCAESFAEFSAAKIRDTFKVLLQMAIVMTFAAGCPVVKVGRMAGQFAKPRSANDETIDGVTLPAYRGDIVNGIGFDPLSRAPDPQRLLQAYHQSTASLNLLRAFAQGGFADLHQVHQWNLDFIANSALAQKYHQLADRIDETLAFMRACGMDGAAQVRETSFFTAHEALLLNYEEAFVRRDSLTGGFYDCSAHMLWIGDRTRQVDGAHVEFLRGVGNPIGVKVGPSMTDEDLIRLIDILNPDNDPGRLNLIVRMGADKVEAGLPRLIRTVQREGRQVLWSSDPMHGNTIKASSGYKTRDFAQILAEVRQFFAVHHAEGSYAGGIHIEMTGQDVTECIGGAKPITEAGLSDRYHTHCDPRMNADQSLELAFMIAETLKQVRR, from the coding sequence ATGAGTCAGCCCTGGAGCCCCGACAGCTGGAGAAGCAAACCGGTTCAGCAGCAACCCCTCTATCCAGACGCCGCACGGCTGAATCAGGTCGAGCAGACCTTGGCCAGCTTTCCGCCACTGGTGTTCGCCGGCGAGGCACGGGAGCTGCGCAAGCAGTTTGCCGAGGTGACCCAGGGCCGGGCATTTCTGCTGCAGGGCGGCGACTGCGCGGAAAGCTTCGCCGAATTCAGTGCAGCGAAGATCCGCGACACCTTCAAGGTGCTGCTGCAAATGGCCATCGTCATGACCTTCGCCGCGGGCTGCCCGGTGGTCAAGGTCGGGCGTATGGCCGGCCAGTTCGCCAAGCCGCGTTCAGCCAATGACGAAACCATCGACGGCGTCACCCTGCCCGCCTACCGCGGCGATATCGTCAACGGCATCGGCTTCGATCCGCTCAGCCGCGCGCCCGACCCGCAGCGCCTGCTGCAGGCCTATCACCAGTCCACCGCCTCCCTGAACCTGCTACGCGCCTTCGCCCAGGGCGGCTTTGCCGACCTGCATCAAGTCCATCAATGGAACCTCGACTTCATTGCCAACTCGGCACTGGCGCAGAAGTATCACCAATTGGCCGACCGCATCGACGAAACGCTGGCGTTCATGCGCGCCTGCGGAATGGACGGCGCGGCCCAGGTTCGCGAAACCAGCTTTTTCACTGCCCACGAAGCGCTGCTGCTCAATTACGAAGAAGCCTTCGTACGGCGTGACAGCCTCACCGGCGGTTTCTATGACTGCTCGGCACACATGCTGTGGATCGGCGACCGCACTCGCCAGGTGGACGGCGCCCACGTCGAGTTCCTCCGCGGCGTAGGTAACCCCATCGGCGTGAAAGTTGGCCCGAGCATGACCGACGAGGACTTGATCCGCCTGATCGACATCCTCAATCCGGACAACGATCCGGGCCGCCTCAACCTGATCGTGCGCATGGGCGCCGACAAGGTCGAAGCCGGCCTGCCACGACTGATCCGCACCGTGCAGCGCGAGGGCCGTCAGGTGCTATGGAGCAGCGACCCGATGCACGGCAATACTATCAAGGCCTCCAGTGGCTACAAGACCCGTGATTTCGCGCAGATCCTCGCCGAAGTTCGGCAATTCTTCGCCGTGCACCATGCCGAAGGCAGCTACGCGGGCGGCATCCATATCGAAATGACCGGCCAGGACGTTACCGAGTGCATCGGCGGCGCCAAACCGATTACCGAAGCCGGCCTGTCAGACCGCTACCACACCCACTGCGACCCGCGGATGAACGCCGATCAGTCTCTGGAGCTGGCGTTCATGATTGCCGAAACGCTGAAGCAGGTACGCCGCTAG
- a CDS encoding aminotransferase-like domain-containing protein, which yields MTNLLLYQRIAQQLADDIRRGVYQPGERVPSVRKLSAQLSVSHATVLQAYANLEDLGLIRARPQSGFYVHQTPALTADTPDIARVERPGLVTRSSIINQVLGEARREGVFPLGAAVPHVDYLPVRALHQQLAKVTRFQSPRAFSYMFSPGFEPLRRQVAIRMRDAGVLVDPSEVIITHGCVDALQMSLRVLTRPGDLIATESPTYYGLLQLADLLGLKVIEIPSDPTTGISVEALQLAASQWPIKALVLTARLSNPLGGTIPEARQKQLLRLASDFDIQIVEDDIYGELMFEQGRIKALKAGDLEGRVVYCSSFSKTLSPGVRIGWIIAGKYHDEIQRLQMFTTHSACSVTQMAVAAYLENGGYDRHLRHIRQEYRKNLSAFQLAVQQYFPEGTQITRPNGGFILWVSLPARVNTKDLHVSALQQGISIAPGLIFSNTEQFNHCVRLNCGVPWNREAERALMTLGMLASQLCQEAAASSF from the coding sequence ATGACCAATCTGTTGCTCTATCAGCGTATCGCTCAGCAGCTGGCGGATGATATCCGTCGTGGCGTCTATCAGCCCGGTGAGCGGGTGCCTTCCGTGCGCAAGCTCAGTGCCCAGCTCAGCGTCAGCCACGCCACCGTTCTGCAGGCCTACGCCAATCTGGAAGATCTGGGCCTTATCCGCGCGCGCCCGCAGTCCGGCTTTTACGTGCACCAGACCCCCGCGCTGACCGCCGATACCCCGGATATCGCCCGGGTCGAACGCCCCGGCCTGGTGACGCGCAGCAGCATTATCAATCAGGTACTCGGTGAAGCGCGCCGCGAGGGTGTGTTTCCGCTCGGTGCGGCGGTGCCTCACGTCGACTACCTGCCGGTTCGCGCCCTGCACCAGCAGTTGGCCAAGGTCACCCGCTTCCAGAGCCCGCGCGCCTTCAGCTACATGTTCAGCCCTGGTTTCGAGCCACTGCGCCGGCAGGTGGCTATCCGTATGCGCGATGCGGGTGTTTTGGTCGACCCCTCCGAGGTGATCATCACCCATGGCTGCGTAGACGCCCTGCAGATGTCCCTGCGGGTACTGACGCGGCCCGGCGACCTGATCGCCACCGAGTCACCGACCTACTACGGCCTGCTGCAACTGGCCGATTTGCTCGGGCTCAAGGTCATCGAGATTCCCAGCGACCCCACCACCGGGATCAGCGTCGAGGCCCTGCAACTGGCTGCCAGCCAGTGGCCGATCAAGGCGCTGGTGCTCACCGCGCGCCTGAGTAACCCGTTGGGCGGCACCATTCCCGAGGCTCGGCAGAAACAGCTACTGCGCCTGGCCAGCGACTTCGATATTCAGATCGTCGAAGACGATATCTATGGCGAGCTGATGTTCGAGCAGGGCCGCATCAAGGCGCTCAAAGCCGGGGATCTGGAAGGGCGCGTGGTGTATTGCTCGAGCTTTTCCAAGACCCTCTCGCCCGGAGTACGGATCGGTTGGATCATCGCGGGCAAGTACCACGACGAAATCCAGCGCCTGCAGATGTTCACCACCCATTCGGCCTGCAGTGTCACCCAGATGGCGGTGGCGGCCTACCTGGAGAATGGTGGCTACGACCGCCATCTGCGGCACATCCGCCAGGAATACCGCAAGAACCTGAGCGCTTTCCAGCTGGCCGTGCAGCAGTACTTTCCCGAGGGTACGCAGATAACCCGGCCCAACGGCGGCTTCATTCTCTGGGTCAGCCTGCCGGCACGAGTCAACACCAAGGACTTGCACGTCAGCGCCTTGCAGCAGGGCATCAGCATCGCCCCAGGGCTGATCTTCAGTAACACCGAGCAGTTCAACCACTGCGTGCGCCTCAACTGTGGGGTACCGTGGAACCGCGAGGCTGAACGCGCACTGATGACCCTCGGCATGCTGGCCAGCCAGCTTTGCCAGGAGGCGGCTGCCAGCAGCTTCTAG